A portion of the Candidatus Pristimantibacillus lignocellulolyticus genome contains these proteins:
- the hslO gene encoding Hsp33 family molecular chaperone HslO, whose amino-acid sequence MTEQEKDILVRGTAWGGKLRVFATRITNIVREMQTRHQTFPTASAALGRTSAVAAMMGAMLKGEERLTIQVKGDGPIGQIVVDANAHGEIRGYVDYPQAHHASNELGKLDVAGAVGTTGFIYVTKDLGLKEPYRGSVPIISGELGEDFTYYFAASEQTPSAVSVGVLVDADNSVIHAGGMIVQVLPGLADADLTRLENAIATMPSVTTLLDQGETPEGIIRSLVGDDFVIHDSMDLHFQCKCSEERVSATLLSVGAVELQSMIDDTGEAELVCHFCNEKYHFNKEKLMELRDEARS is encoded by the coding sequence ATGACAGAACAAGAGAAAGACATTCTCGTTCGTGGTACTGCATGGGGCGGTAAGTTGCGTGTATTTGCGACACGTATCACTAACATCGTTCGGGAAATGCAAACACGTCATCAAACATTCCCAACCGCATCAGCAGCATTAGGAAGAACAAGTGCTGTTGCTGCGATGATGGGTGCAATGTTGAAAGGTGAAGAACGTCTTACTATTCAAGTAAAAGGTGACGGTCCTATCGGACAAATTGTTGTTGATGCTAATGCTCATGGCGAGATTAGAGGTTATGTTGATTACCCGCAAGCACATCATGCAAGCAACGAGCTTGGCAAATTGGATGTAGCAGGTGCGGTAGGTACAACAGGATTTATCTATGTAACAAAAGATCTAGGTTTGAAAGAACCTTACCGTGGTAGCGTGCCTATTATTTCAGGAGAACTAGGTGAAGATTTCACGTATTATTTTGCAGCATCAGAACAAACGCCTTCAGCTGTATCTGTTGGTGTGTTGGTAGATGCAGATAATTCAGTCATTCATGCTGGTGGTATGATCGTTCAAGTGTTGCCTGGACTAGCGGATGCGGATTTGACGAGATTAGAAAATGCGATTGCTACAATGCCTTCTGTGACGACATTGCTTGATCAAGGGGAAACGCCCGAAGGTATTATTCGCTCGTTAGTAGGCGATGACTTCGTTATCCATGACTCAATGGATTTACATTTCCAATGTAAATGTTCTGAAGAGCGCGTAAGTGCTACATTATTAAGTGTCGGTGCAGTCGAACTACAAAGTATGATTGATGATACTGGAGAGGCAGAGCTTGTATGTCATTTCTGTAATGAAAAGTATCATTTTAACAAAGAGAAGCTAATGGAACTTAGAGATGAAGCAAGATCTTAA
- a CDS encoding peptidylprolyl isomerase — MKKYDVLKIVIILQAVGMFALASFAIWQLWPNLQSRSAELEGSTVEDDRNNVNDEIIAVIADKNITKQQLIDELMELYGDQTLQQLLLHLTIELAAHDKAITLNDRELDEAITEASSGYESKEQYFQMMKEQLGLSQKRVIEDIRDHELLVKIAISDIEVSDEEIASYIESHPEQFQQKQQFRLSWIVSENDSDANEVMNKLTQGANFAEMASQYSIDIYSAEMGGDIGEIAYNDPFYDKNMLAEASNMQVGDIVGPISTEDGYAILYLAGRNISEQLTEEQRQQKAKVEVALQKVGSLMDVQQQLMNEYAIAIKK, encoded by the coding sequence ATGAAAAAATATGATGTTTTGAAAATTGTAATTATCCTTCAAGCAGTAGGGATGTTTGCTCTAGCTAGCTTTGCTATATGGCAGTTATGGCCTAATTTACAATCTAGATCAGCTGAACTTGAAGGTTCAACGGTAGAAGATGATAGAAATAATGTTAATGATGAGATAATCGCAGTCATTGCAGACAAGAATATAACAAAGCAGCAACTTATCGATGAATTGATGGAGCTTTACGGAGATCAAACGTTGCAGCAACTACTTCTGCATTTAACGATTGAACTTGCAGCACATGATAAAGCGATTACGCTGAATGATCGTGAATTAGATGAGGCAATAACTGAAGCGTCGAGCGGATATGAGAGTAAAGAGCAATATTTTCAGATGATGAAAGAACAGCTAGGACTTTCACAGAAACGCGTCATAGAAGATATTCGAGATCACGAATTATTAGTTAAAATCGCAATATCTGATATTGAGGTTAGCGATGAAGAAATTGCTTCTTATATAGAAAGTCACCCAGAGCAATTTCAACAAAAACAGCAGTTCCGTTTAAGCTGGATTGTTAGTGAAAATGATAGTGATGCTAATGAAGTGATGAATAAGCTCACGCAAGGGGCTAATTTCGCAGAAATGGCATCGCAATACTCTATAGATATATACTCTGCTGAAATGGGTGGAGACATAGGTGAGATTGCATATAATGATCCTTTTTACGATAAAAATATGTTGGCAGAAGCTTCGAACATGCAAGTAGGAGATATAGTTGGTCCAATTAGTACAGAAGATGGTTACGCCATATTGTACTTAGCAGGGAGAAATATATCTGAACAGCTAACGGAAGAACAACGACAACAAAAAGCTAAAGTTGAAGTTGCCTTACAAAAGGTAGGATCTTTGATGGATGTACAACAGCAATTAATGAATGAGTATGCAATCGCAATTAAAAAATAA
- the cysK gene encoding cysteine synthase A, with translation MARIVQSVTDLIGDTPLVRLNRLVPEGSAEIYVKLEYQNPGASVKDRIAISMIEVAEAQGLIKPGDTIVEPTSGNTGIGLALVAAAKGYNAILVMPETMSIERRNLLRAYGANLVLTPGSEGMNGAVRKAEELAAENPTYFIPQQFKNQANVKVHRETTGPEIVEAINSLDGKLDAFVAGIGTGGTISGTGEVLKAAFPGIKIVAVEPAASPILSGGTPGPHKIQGIGANFVPEILNREIYDQVITIENEDAFDYARRAAKEEGILCGISSGAAISAALQVAKELGAGKRVIAIIPSNGERYLSTPLFNFDN, from the coding sequence ATGGCAAGAATTGTACAGAGCGTAACTGATCTTATCGGAGATACACCACTGGTACGTTTGAATCGATTGGTACCTGAAGGTAGTGCAGAAATATATGTAAAGCTTGAGTATCAAAACCCAGGTGCAAGTGTTAAAGACCGTATTGCAATTAGTATGATCGAAGTTGCGGAAGCACAAGGTCTTATTAAGCCAGGTGATACAATCGTTGAACCTACAAGCGGTAATACTGGTATTGGTCTAGCGCTTGTTGCAGCTGCAAAAGGCTACAACGCTATTCTTGTAATGCCTGAAACAATGAGTATTGAGCGTCGTAACCTTCTTCGTGCTTATGGTGCCAATCTTGTGCTAACACCTGGTTCTGAAGGTATGAATGGTGCAGTTCGTAAAGCAGAAGAACTTGCTGCTGAAAACCCAACATACTTTATTCCACAACAATTTAAAAACCAAGCAAACGTGAAAGTTCATCGTGAAACAACTGGACCTGAGATTGTTGAAGCAATTAACTCTCTTGATGGCAAGTTAGATGCTTTCGTTGCTGGTATCGGTACTGGTGGTACAATTTCTGGTACAGGTGAAGTGCTTAAAGCTGCATTCCCTGGAATCAAGATTGTAGCAGTTGAACCAGCTGCATCTCCAATTCTTTCAGGTGGTACTCCTGGTCCTCACAAAATTCAAGGTATTGGTGCTAACTTTGTACCAGAAATCTTGAATCGTGAGATCTACGATCAAGTTATTACAATTGAGAACGAGGATGCATTTGATTATGCTCGTCGTGCTGCGAAAGAAGAAGGTATCCTATGTGGTATTTCTTCAGGTGCTGCAATTTCTGCTGCATTGCAAGTTGCTAAAGAACTTGGCGCTGGCAAACGTGTAATAGCAATCATCCCAAGTAATGGTGAGCGTTACCTAAGTACTCCACTTTTTAACTTTGACAATTAA
- a CDS encoding anthranilate synthase component I family protein — protein sequence MLTSWETWLQWHEEQQYTILPYIKRVELDWIEQNYVASWSEVWKDASPHAFVLESGKVGRYTYLGISPESLIYGTDEVARTISYHNYDEQSQNWEEIHGKPLETVREWMQPFKSPRVENGPKFSGGCVGFWGYDVIRSIEKLPRLAERDLQVPDYFFMRMNEVWILDHQERCVFCVVHRPITSDMSQLDLLRTYEAAVGHAEGMADYWLTWFEGEQQRAQDHVERERKLAHIQQQSLHIDVESIEGISSPFAKSDFMEAVVKIQDYISQGDVFQVNLSQRQSKAVKSTGAELYEWLRLFNPSPYMGYIATPQFQIVSASPELLVEQYDGKLATRPIAGTRRRGRTEEEEALFVQELLNNEKEKAEHIMLVDLERNDLGRVSTYGTVKVEELMVIERYSHVMHLVSQIEGKLASGKDCFDVIAATFPGGTITGAPKIRTMEIIEELEPVKRGPYTGSMGWIDYNGDMEFNIIIRTMVMEQDQVHIQAGAGIVIDSNPEREYYESLSKAKALWKAIQYAESFPLFRRDHDDIAT from the coding sequence ATGCTAACCTCATGGGAAACATGGCTACAATGGCATGAAGAACAGCAGTATACTATATTACCTTATATAAAGCGTGTCGAGCTAGATTGGATAGAGCAAAACTATGTAGCTTCTTGGAGTGAAGTGTGGAAAGATGCTTCCCCACATGCCTTTGTATTAGAAAGTGGTAAAGTAGGTCGCTATACGTATCTTGGTATTTCGCCAGAGAGTTTAATATATGGAACAGATGAAGTCGCACGAACTATTTCCTATCATAATTATGATGAACAGTCACAGAACTGGGAAGAAATTCACGGTAAGCCATTAGAAACAGTGCGTGAATGGATGCAACCATTCAAAAGTCCGCGTGTAGAAAACGGTCCAAAGTTTAGCGGTGGATGTGTAGGGTTTTGGGGTTACGATGTCATTCGTAGCATCGAGAAATTACCTCGACTAGCGGAGCGCGATTTACAAGTTCCCGATTATTTTTTTATGCGGATGAATGAAGTGTGGATACTAGATCATCAGGAGCGTTGTGTTTTCTGTGTTGTGCATCGACCAATTACGAGTGATATGAGTCAGTTGGACTTGCTTCGTACTTATGAAGCAGCCGTAGGACATGCCGAAGGAATGGCGGATTATTGGCTAACGTGGTTTGAAGGTGAACAACAGCGAGCACAAGATCATGTAGAGCGTGAGCGGAAGCTTGCTCATATTCAGCAGCAAAGTTTGCATATTGATGTGGAGAGTATTGAAGGAATCTCTTCTCCTTTTGCCAAATCAGATTTCATGGAGGCGGTAGTGAAAATTCAAGATTACATCTCACAAGGCGATGTATTTCAAGTGAATTTGTCACAGCGTCAAAGTAAAGCAGTGAAATCCACAGGTGCAGAATTATATGAATGGTTGAGATTATTCAATCCGTCACCATATATGGGTTATATAGCAACACCTCAATTTCAAATTGTATCTGCATCTCCTGAACTTCTAGTAGAACAATATGATGGCAAATTAGCAACACGCCCAATTGCAGGGACGCGTCGTAGAGGTCGTACAGAGGAAGAAGAAGCATTATTCGTGCAAGAGCTACTGAACAATGAGAAGGAAAAGGCAGAGCATATTATGCTCGTCGATCTAGAAAGAAATGATCTAGGTAGAGTTTCTACTTATGGTACAGTAAAGGTAGAAGAATTAATGGTTATCGAGCGCTATTCTCATGTGATGCATTTGGTATCACAGATCGAAGGGAAATTAGCCAGTGGTAAAGATTGTTTTGACGTTATTGCGGCAACATTCCCAGGAGGTACAATAACAGGCGCTCCGAAAATCCGTACGATGGAAATTATCGAAGAGCTTGAGCCGGTTAAGCGTGGGCCATATACAGGTTCAATGGGCTGGATTGATTATAATGGGGACATGGAGTTCAATATTATCATTCGGACAATGGTCATGGAACAAGATCAGGTACATATTCAAGCGGGTGCAGGTATTGTGATTGATTCTAATCCTGAGCGTGAATATTATGAGTCGTTGAGTAAGGCGAAGGCTCTATGGAAAGCAATCCAATACGCCGAATCTTTCCCTCTTTTCCGACGTGATCACGATGATATAGCTACGTAG
- the pabA gene encoding aminodeoxychorismate/anthranilate synthase component II has translation MILVIDNYDSFTYNLVQYLGDLGQEIIVKRNDEIDMAGIEALAPDHIMISPGPCSPNEAGISLEVIEHFKGVIPIIGVCLGHQSIGQAFGGEVVRAEQLMHGKTSQILHDGKGLFDGLPSPFTATRYHSLIVRRESLPDCLEITAQTEAGEIMGLRHKEYPIEGLQFHPESIITEHGLRMLSNFLKLTVAK, from the coding sequence ATGATACTGGTTATCGATAATTATGATTCATTTACTTACAACTTGGTGCAATATTTGGGTGATTTAGGTCAGGAGATTATTGTTAAGCGTAATGACGAGATTGATATGGCGGGAATCGAAGCATTAGCTCCGGATCACATTATGATTTCTCCTGGTCCTTGCTCTCCGAATGAAGCGGGAATTAGCTTAGAAGTAATTGAACATTTCAAAGGTGTCATTCCTATTATTGGCGTATGTCTTGGTCATCAATCGATTGGTCAAGCTTTCGGTGGTGAGGTTGTTCGTGCAGAGCAATTGATGCACGGTAAAACTTCGCAAATTCTACATGATGGCAAAGGTTTGTTTGATGGACTACCTTCACCATTTACGGCGACAAGATATCATTCTTTAATTGTACGTCGGGAGTCATTACCTGATTGTCTGGAGATTACTGCCCAGACGGAAGCTGGAGAAATTATGGGCTTGCGTCACAAAGAGTATCCGATTGAAGGTTTACAGTTCCACCCTGAATCTATTATCACCGAGCATGGATTACGCATGTTGAGCAATTTCTTGAAACTCACTGTAGCGAAGTAG
- the pabC gene encoding aminodeoxychorismate lyase, translated as MKIYLNGKMMNAEEAMVSVYDHGFLYGLGLFETFRTYGGQSFLLERHMKRLETASQYLGIKLSITLEQLQWIVQSLLEANELEDGYVRVTVSAGAGELGLPTQDYNEPTVVVMVKPISNPTFEQWSKGKALQLLQTVRNTPEGPYRFKSLHYMNNIIAKRELLALGEATIVGAEGLMLSNKGYIAEGIVSNLFFVKDEIMYTPHLDTGILPGITREFVIELARQHGLTVVEGFYTFEELWEATEIWMTNSIQELIPITTLLDAEGQRRSVSKGTAGNYCKKLSAAYRATI; from the coding sequence ATGAAAATATATTTAAACGGAAAAATGATGAATGCGGAAGAAGCTATGGTCTCAGTGTATGACCATGGCTTTTTATACGGTCTTGGATTGTTCGAGACTTTTCGTACATATGGTGGACAGAGTTTCTTGTTAGAGCGTCATATGAAGCGTCTTGAGACTGCTAGTCAGTATCTTGGTATTAAGTTATCTATAACGTTAGAACAATTGCAGTGGATAGTACAATCGCTGCTAGAAGCTAATGAATTAGAAGATGGTTATGTAAGAGTTACGGTAAGCGCAGGTGCAGGTGAACTTGGGCTACCTACGCAAGATTATAATGAGCCGACTGTAGTTGTAATGGTTAAGCCAATTAGTAATCCAACGTTTGAGCAATGGAGCAAGGGGAAAGCTTTACAATTATTGCAGACCGTTCGCAATACGCCTGAAGGTCCATATCGCTTCAAATCACTTCATTATATGAATAACATTATTGCTAAGCGTGAATTGCTTGCATTAGGTGAAGCAACAATTGTTGGAGCAGAAGGTTTGATGTTGTCGAATAAAGGTTATATTGCAGAAGGTATTGTTAGTAATTTGTTTTTCGTCAAAGACGAAATTATGTATACTCCCCATTTGGATACGGGCATTTTACCAGGTATAACTCGAGAATTCGTAATAGAATTGGCAAGACAGCATGGACTTACTGTTGTCGAAGGATTCTATACATTTGAAGAACTATGGGAAGCTACAGAAATTTGGATGACCAATTCTATTCAAGAGCTTATTCCCATTACGACTTTACTAGATGCAGAAGGTCAGCGTAGATCTGTAAGTAAAGGAACTGCGGGTAATTACTGTAAGAAACTTTCTGCGGCCTATCGTGCTACGATATAA
- the folP gene encoding dihydropteroate synthase yields the protein MQPKFWTRNYQLRGQVPLQLGQRTLVMGILNVTPDSFSDGGKYNSVERALEHVDQLIIDGVDIIDIGGESTRPGFVPVSIEEEIKRVVPVIEAIRQKYPSIPLSIDTYKAATAKAALEAGAHIINDIWCLKYDSQMAHVVAEYRCPVILNHNRTDANNEYGIEEVITDLLDSVKIAQSAGVARDQIWLDPGIGFAKTYEQNLDIHARLDQLNVLGYPVLLGTSRKKFIREALNKAVDEIDEGTIASNVLGITQGCQIVRVHDVPAMKKAALMADALLYRLPQYKE from the coding sequence GTGCAACCAAAATTTTGGACAAGAAATTATCAACTAAGAGGACAAGTTCCTTTGCAATTAGGACAGCGTACTCTCGTGATGGGCATATTAAATGTTACACCTGATTCGTTCTCTGATGGTGGTAAATATAATTCTGTGGAGCGGGCTCTAGAACATGTAGATCAACTTATTATTGATGGTGTCGACATTATTGATATCGGTGGTGAATCTACAAGACCTGGTTTTGTTCCAGTGTCCATAGAAGAGGAAATAAAGAGAGTTGTACCTGTTATTGAAGCAATCAGGCAGAAGTATCCTTCCATTCCGTTGTCTATTGATACGTATAAAGCAGCGACTGCGAAAGCGGCGTTAGAAGCTGGTGCGCATATTATTAATGATATTTGGTGCTTGAAATACGATTCGCAAATGGCTCATGTAGTAGCAGAATATCGTTGTCCTGTTATATTGAATCATAATCGTACTGATGCGAATAATGAGTATGGCATAGAGGAAGTTATAACTGATCTACTTGATAGTGTAAAGATTGCACAGAGTGCAGGTGTAGCACGTGATCAGATTTGGTTAGATCCAGGAATAGGTTTTGCGAAAACATACGAGCAGAATTTGGATATCCATGCTAGACTAGACCAATTAAATGTACTTGGTTATCCTGTTCTACTAGGTACATCACGCAAAAAATTTATTCGCGAAGCATTAAATAAGGCTGTAGATGAAATCGATGAAGGCACAATTGCTTCAAATGTGCTGGGAATTACGCAAGGCTGTCAAATTGTTCGCGTGCATGATGTACCGGCTATGAAAAAAGCTGCCCTTATGGCAGATGCACTACTATATCGATTACCACAATACAAGGAGTAA
- the folB gene encoding dihydroneopterin aldolase gives MDKMQLKGMRFYGYHGVFAEENRLGQQFIVDLELIMDMQQAALTDELQYALDYSELHGFVKGIVEGPPFKLIEVLTSQVASQVLEHYTNVHEVTVRVTKPHPPFKVHFDGVTIEMNRKRASYE, from the coding sequence ATGGACAAAATGCAATTAAAGGGTATGCGTTTCTATGGTTATCATGGTGTGTTTGCGGAAGAGAATCGTTTGGGTCAACAATTCATTGTCGATCTTGAACTTATAATGGATATGCAACAAGCTGCGCTTACTGATGAATTACAGTATGCACTTGATTATTCGGAGTTACATGGATTTGTGAAGGGGATCGTGGAAGGCCCACCTTTCAAATTAATTGAAGTATTAACGTCACAAGTTGCTTCCCAAGTGTTAGAGCATTATACTAATGTGCATGAAGTTACTGTACGTGTTACGAAGCCACATCCACCATTCAAAGTACATTTTGATGGTGTAACAATTGAAATGAACAGGAAGCGAGCTTCTTATGAATAA
- the folK gene encoding 2-amino-4-hydroxy-6-hydroxymethyldihydropteridine diphosphokinase, whose protein sequence is MNNSVTAKTAYIAMGSNMGDREQWLRQAIDSLGRHNSIQITKISSIYETDPVGYTEQPSFLNMVIEVRSTLTAPDLLLEQLSIEQQLGRVREVQWGPRTIDLDLLLYDNVSLETELLVLPHPRMMERAFVLVPLHDVLSEGHLLYNEVKDIAVEALQLRKEGITLWKTINWLNE, encoded by the coding sequence ATGAATAATTCAGTAACGGCTAAAACTGCATATATTGCAATGGGTTCTAATATGGGAGATCGAGAGCAATGGTTACGCCAAGCGATCGACTCACTTGGTCGACACAACTCAATCCAAATAACTAAAATATCTAGCATATATGAGACTGACCCCGTTGGATATACGGAGCAACCGTCTTTTCTTAATATGGTTATTGAAGTTCGTTCGACGCTAACTGCTCCTGATTTATTGTTAGAGCAATTATCTATCGAACAACAACTGGGTAGAGTAAGAGAAGTGCAATGGGGTCCTCGTACTATTGATTTAGATTTGTTATTGTATGATAATGTTTCATTGGAGACAGAATTATTGGTATTGCCACATCCTAGAATGATGGAGCGGGCATTTGTGCTAGTTCCACTCCATGACGTGTTATCTGAGGGGCATCTCTTATACAATGAAGTTAAAGATATCGCCGTAGAAGCACTGCAATTGAGAAAGGAAGGCATTACACTATGGAAAACGATCAACTGGCTCAACGAGTAA
- a CDS encoding helix-turn-helix transcriptional regulator: MENDQLAQRVRAFRKLKGFTQIELAEELGVSVAVLGSLERGTRRNDPKLLKLIANTLDISYEELITIREG, encoded by the coding sequence ATGGAAAACGATCAACTGGCTCAACGAGTAAGAGCGTTTCGTAAATTAAAAGGTTTTACACAAATCGAACTTGCTGAAGAACTGGGTGTATCTGTTGCAGTTCTAGGTTCACTAGAACGTGGAACTAGAAGAAATGACCCCAAGTTATTGAAGCTAATAGCCAATACATTAGATATTAGTTATGAAGAACTAATTACTATTCGGGAGGGATAA
- the dusB gene encoding tRNA dihydrouridine synthase DusB has translation MLKIGDIQMKNQVVLAPMAGVCNPAFRLIAKEFGAGLVCAEMVSDKAILHGNKRTLEMLYVDEREKPLSLQIVGGDRESLVEAAKVVDKQTNADIIDINMGCPVPKVTKCDAGARWLLDSNKIYEMVSAVVDAVDKPVTVKMRIGWDSEHIFAVENAKAVERAGGSAVSVHGRTREQQYTGKANWDMIKQVKESVSIPVIGNGDVFEPEDARRLLDHTGCDGVMIGRGALGNPWMLYRTIQYLTTGQLASDPTPREKLEVAVLHMDRLIALRNESVAVREMRKHMAWYMKGLPGAARVKDRIMEETNRDRLVEVLQEYVYSLDEMKLTTQA, from the coding sequence ATGCTGAAAATCGGAGACATCCAGATGAAAAACCAGGTGGTACTTGCACCGATGGCAGGCGTGTGTAATCCTGCATTTCGTCTTATTGCCAAAGAGTTTGGTGCAGGTCTTGTATGCGCCGAAATGGTAAGTGATAAGGCAATCCTACATGGTAATAAAAGAACATTAGAAATGTTATATGTTGATGAACGTGAAAAACCATTGAGCTTACAAATCGTTGGTGGAGATCGTGAGTCACTAGTTGAAGCGGCCAAAGTCGTGGATAAGCAAACAAATGCTGATATTATCGATATTAATATGGGCTGCCCTGTACCTAAAGTAACAAAATGCGATGCAGGCGCTCGTTGGTTACTTGATTCGAATAAAATTTATGAAATGGTTTCTGCTGTTGTTGATGCTGTAGATAAGCCTGTTACAGTTAAGATGCGTATCGGCTGGGATAGCGAGCATATCTTTGCAGTTGAAAATGCAAAAGCAGTTGAACGTGCTGGAGGTAGTGCAGTAAGTGTTCACGGTCGTACTAGAGAGCAACAATACACCGGCAAAGCAAACTGGGATATGATTAAACAAGTAAAAGAATCAGTATCTATACCTGTTATCGGTAATGGTGATGTGTTTGAGCCTGAAGATGCACGTAGATTACTTGATCACACAGGTTGTGATGGCGTTATGATAGGTCGAGGAGCATTAGGTAATCCTTGGATGCTATATCGTACGATTCAATATTTGACGACCGGCCAACTAGCAAGTGACCCAACACCACGTGAGAAGTTAGAAGTCGCGGTGCTTCATATGGACCGTCTGATTGCTCTGCGTAATGAGTCTGTTGCCGTACGTGAAATGCGTAAACATATGGCTTGGTATATGAAAGGCTTGCCAGGTGCGGCCCGTGTGAAAGATAGGATCATGGAAGAAACGAACCGTGATCGTCTAGTGGAAGTGCTACAAGAATATGTTTATTCTTTAGATGAGATGAAACTGACTACACAAGCATAG
- the greA gene encoding transcription elongation factor GreA — translation MNDKETILTQDGLKKYEEELETLKSVKRREVAERIKVAIGYGDISENSEYEDAKNEQAFIEGRIITLEKMLRNARIINNDEVDVDVVSVGCKVVVEDLEFGDQTEYSIVGTAEADPFENKISNESPLGKAMLGKDKGTIVEVNVPAGNIQYKIVDIKK, via the coding sequence ATGAATGACAAGGAAACAATTCTGACTCAAGACGGTTTGAAGAAATATGAAGAAGAATTAGAAACCCTAAAGTCTGTCAAGCGTCGTGAAGTAGCTGAACGAATTAAAGTTGCTATCGGCTATGGAGACATTAGTGAAAACTCCGAGTACGAAGATGCAAAAAATGAGCAGGCTTTTATCGAAGGTAGAATTATTACTTTAGAGAAAATGTTGCGTAATGCGAGAATTATTAACAACGACGAAGTTGATGTTGATGTAGTCAGCGTTGGATGTAAAGTTGTCGTAGAAGATCTTGAATTCGGAGACCAGACAGAATATTCTATCGTTGGAACAGCTGAGGCTGATCCGTTTGAGAATAAGATTTCCAATGAAAGCCCACTTGGTAAAGCGATGCTTGGTAAAGATAAAGGAACAATCGTTGAAGTAAACGTTCCAGCCGGCAATATTCAATATAAAATTGTAGATATTAAAAAATAA